In a single window of the Chondrocystis sp. NIES-4102 genome:
- a CDS encoding histidyl-tRNA synthetase 2, with protein sequence MIYQPPAGARDLLPLEVEQKRWINDRLQHRFQTWGYQRIVTSTLEWLDTLTAGGAIEPSKVIQLRNNGENSLGLRPELTASIARAAVTRMAGNTYPQRLCYRANIFRNPPPNHHGRQLEFYQSGVELLFAGGVLADAEIILLLADCLSDLGISDWSILMGEAGLTRSLLAVFPESIRTSVRNCIANLDRIALEKLNLSADLQAHALFLFDLRGNPSEVLSKISTLDLDSSAQATKDNLKSLIDLLNSSSEHPLPLTLDLSLLQTFDYYTGIVFKAVSFQDQQSYILAEGGRYDQLLGLYDPQGKSSPGIGFSLSIENLHSCLLTSDHLPQQPPKSDALVIPTTTEVEAVAIKYARQLRKQNDSLRIEIDLGRLPTTIKQYAQSCQIKQLIWIEADGSPRVETLE encoded by the coding sequence ATGATTTATCAACCTCCAGCAGGAGCTAGAGATTTACTGCCTTTAGAGGTAGAACAAAAACGTTGGATTAACGATCGCCTACAGCATAGATTCCAAACTTGGGGGTATCAACGGATAGTAACCTCAACTTTGGAATGGCTTGACACTTTAACCGCAGGTGGTGCGATTGAACCCTCTAAAGTTATTCAGTTACGTAACAACGGTGAAAACTCTTTGGGATTGCGTCCCGAATTAACCGCCTCAATTGCCCGTGCAGCAGTTACACGTATGGCAGGTAATACTTATCCTCAACGTCTTTGTTATCGCGCCAATATCTTTCGTAACCCCCCACCAAATCATCATGGTCGGCAATTGGAATTTTATCAGTCGGGAGTTGAATTGTTGTTTGCTGGCGGTGTCTTAGCTGATGCGGAAATTATTTTGTTATTGGCAGATTGTTTATCTGATTTGGGTATCTCAGATTGGTCTATTTTAATGGGAGAAGCAGGATTAACGCGATCGCTTTTGGCGGTATTTCCTGAATCTATTCGTACCTCTGTACGTAACTGTATTGCTAATCTAGATCGCATCGCCCTAGAAAAGTTGAATCTATCGGCAGATTTGCAAGCCCACGCTTTATTTTTATTTGATTTAAGAGGTAATCCCTCTGAAGTTTTAAGTAAGATTTCTACTCTGGATTTGGATAGTTCGGCTCAAGCTACTAAAGATAATCTTAAGTCTTTGATTGATTTACTTAATAGTAGTAGTGAGCATCCTTTACCCCTAACTCTAGATCTTAGTCTGTTGCAAACTTTTGATTACTATACAGGTATTGTTTTTAAAGCAGTTAGTTTTCAAGATCAACAGTCTTATATTTTGGCTGAAGGTGGACGCTACGATCAATTATTAGGTTTGTATGATCCTCAAGGTAAATCATCCCCTGGAATTGGTTTTTCTCTCTCTATTGAGAATTTGCACTCTTGTTTACTCACCAGCGATCACCTACCACAACAACCCCCTAAAAGTGATGCTTTGGTGATCCCAACTACCACAGAAGTTGAAGCCGTCGCTATTAAGTATGCTCGTCAATTACGCAAGCAAAATGATTCTCTTCGGATTGAAATTGACTTGGGACGACTACCAACAACAATTAAGCAATATGCCCAATCCTGTCAGATTAAGCAGTTAATTTGGATAGAGGCAGATGGTAGTCCTAGAGTGGAGACTTTGGAATAA